One Neovison vison isolate M4711 chromosome 2, ASM_NN_V1, whole genome shotgun sequence genomic window carries:
- the KCNA10 gene encoding potassium voltage-gated channel subfamily A member 10, translating to MDVCGWKEMEVALVNFDNSDEIHEEPGYATDFDPTSPKGRPGSSPFSNWRSLIGDGTNHETAFSKLSRDDVDSPGPEPVVLNEGNQRVIINIAGLRFETQLGTLNQFPETLLGDREKRMYFFDSMRNEYFFDRNRPSFDGILYYYQSGGKIRRPANVPIDVFADEISFYELGSEAMDQFREDEGFIKDPETLLPTNDFHRQFWLLFEYPESSSAARGVAVVSVLVVVISITIFCLETLPEFREERELKVVRDPGVNTSKSVLSHTMFTDPFFMVESTCIVWFTLELVLRFVVCPSKTDFFRNIMNIIDIISIIPYFATLITELVQETEPSTQQNMSLAILRIIRLVRVFRIFKLSRHSKGLQILGQTLKASMRELGLLIFFLFIGVILFSSAVYFAEVDEPESHFSSIPDGFWWAVVTMTTVGYGDMCPITPGGKIVGTLCAIAGVLTVALPVPVIVSNFNYFYHRETENEEKQNIPSEIDKILNSVGSKMGSTDSLSKTNGGCSTERSPK from the coding sequence ATGGATGTGTGTGGCTGGAAGGAAATGGAGGTGGCTCTGGTCAATTTCGATAACTCAGATGAAATCCACGAAGAGCCAGGCTATGCCACAGACTTTGACCCAACCAGCCCAAAAGGCCGTCCTGGGAGCAGCCCCTTCTCCAACTGGAGGAGCCTCATTGGTGACGGTACCAACCATGAGACGGCCTTCTCCAAGCTCTCAAGAGACGATGTCGATTCCCCAGGGCCTGAGCCAGTGGTCCTGAATGAAGGAAACCAGCGGGTGATCATCAACATTGCCGGGCTGAGGTTTGAGACCCAGCTCGGAACCCTCAATCAGTTCCCCGAGACCCTCCTGGGAGACCGCGAGAAAAGGATGTACTTCTTTGACTCCATGAGAAACGAGTATTTCTTTGACCGGAACCGGCCGAGTTTTGATGGAATCCTGTATTACTACCAATCAGGTGGGAAGATCCGGCGCCCCGCCAACGTCCCCATCGACGTCTTCGCTGATGAAATCTCCTTCTATGAGCTGGGTAGCGAGGCCATGGACCAGTTCCGGGAGGACGAAGGCTTCATCAAAGACCCTGAAACATTGCTCCCCACCAATGACTTCCACCGGCAGTTCTGGCTCCTCTTCGAGTACCCCGAGAGCTCCAGCGCCGCCCGGGGCGTGGCCGTGGTCTCTGTGCTGGTTGTGGTCATCTCCATCACCATCTTCTGCCTGGAAACACTACCAGAGTTCCGGGAGGAGAGGGAGCTGAAGGTCGTGAGAGACCCCGGCGTCAACACAAGCAAGTCAGTCCTCTCCCACACCATGTTCACTGACCCTTTCTTCATGGTGGAGTCCACCTGCATCGTTTGGTTCACCTTGGAGCTGGTGCTCCGGTTTGTGGTCTGCCCCAGCAAGACTGACTTCTTCAGGAACATCATGAACATCATTGATATCATCTCCATCATCCCCTACTTTGCAACCCTCATCACGGAGCTGGTCCAGGAGACAGAGCCCAGCACCCAACAGAACATGTCCCTGGCCATCCTGAGGATCATCCGGCTGGTACGGGTCTTCCGCATCTTCAAGCTCTCCCGGCACTCCAAGGGGCTGCAGATCCTGGGCCAGACGCTGAAGGCTTCCATGCGGGAGCTGGGGCTGCtcatcttcttccttttcattggGGTCATCCTCTTCTCCAGCGCGGTCTACTTTGCCGAGGTGGATGAGCCTGAGTCCCATTTCTCTAGCATTCCGGATGGCTTCTGGTGGGCAGTAGTCACCATGACAACTGTGGGCTACGGTGACATGTGCCCAATCACTCCCGGGGGAAAGATTGTGGGCACTCTGTGCGCCATCGCGGGGGTCCTCACTGTTGCCCTCCCTGTGCCTGTCATCGTCTCCAACTTTAATTACTTCTACCATCGGGAGACTGAGAATGAAGAGAAGCAAAACATCCCAAGTGAAATTGACAAGATCCTCAACAGTGTGGGCTCAAAAATGGGCAGCACAGACTCTCTTAGTAAGACCAACGGTGGCTGCTCCACGGAGAGGTCCCCGAAGTGA